ggTGGTGTTGGTTTTGCGGAGACGTGCCGTCGGCCGCGCTCTGGCTGTTCTCCGAGTCGGAACACGAGTCGCTGCTGCCCTTCTTGCTGCCGCCGTTGCCGTTGTGCGTCTTGACGTGCTTGGCCAGGTGGTCGGACCGCATGAACCGCTTGTTGCACACGGGACACGCGAAACGCTTCTCGCCGGTGTGTGTGCGCAAGTGCCGCTGCAGCTCGTCGGACCGGGTGAACCGCTTGCCGCAGAACAGCCAGTTGCACACGAAAGGCCGCTCGCCCGTGTGCCACCGGAGGTGAGCCTTCAGGTGGGACGTCTTGCCGTACACCTTGCCGCAGCCGGGTATGTGGCAGCTGTGCACGTTCTTCTTGAGGTGGCCGCCGGCCGGTCCCAGGCGCTCGGCCTCCTGGCAGTTGGGACAGTCGCACGTGGCCCGTCCCGTGTACCGGCGCTGCGTGCGCGGCGACGGCGTCTGCGGAGCCGCGCTGTACGCAGCCGACACGGCGGCCGCGGCGGCCGCGGCTGCGGCTGCGGCGGACGCCGAACCCGGCGACGTGGCCGACGACGAGGACGAGGACGACGTGACGACGGAcgggtggtggtggtggtggtggccCAGGCCGAACGAGCCCTGCGCGCCCGGCAGTATGGACTTGTACGTGTCCTGCAAGAAGTGTTGGTTGGAGAACAGGTGGTGAGCGGCCGCCGTGTTGGACGCGGCCAGCGAGTGGCTGAGCGACGAGTAATCCGACTGGGCCGCGTAATTGGCCATCTGTGCGTGCATGCCTGCGTGAaaaccaaaaaacaaaaaaaaatgccaaaatataatcaaaactcGTCGACacgataaaataacatatacagTATAGActacacgataataataatatacacactgcGACTTCAAAGTTATACCTACGCGAgtatgttatgatattattattattgtcgtcatcaaatataatattgcatatctTGGGTTGGTAAATAAGTCACGTTTCTAAACGttcggagaaaaaaaattacaaacgaTTCGTGGTATCTCGCATACCGCGCGCAGGCATACGCGTATAAATAAGTCGCGTTTTAAACGTccggaataaaaaattacgatattcaaattataccgTAATATACGTTGCAGTGTATATACGCGAGCGATTATGAAATGTGAAAGGAATCATTTAAACGTCGAagtatcgtatattatattatatagtatatacgcattgctgtgtataatatacgtatacatagtAGCGGATCACGATTCGCGCGCGTTTATAATCGACCTCGcgcgtgtttgtgtgtgtgtgtgtgtatatataatgtgtacgcgccgtatttcaaaaacaaattacctGTATACctacgattattttaattttgatttttaattttaattttttaatcgcggccgtatttttatattaattatttatcattattttttttttttgtatcttacGCGCGcgttgcaatatattatatacgacgaCCGTTCGTACGTTATCATTATAATGCTATACATCGCGCAACGTCGTCGTCTACATAGatcgatattataatgatattatatcgtttaataaaatatgatatttacctCCACTCATGTCCAGCCATCCGCTGCCGTGCACGTCCCACCAAGCGGGATTCACGGACTCCGTCTTGATGGCGGGCGCGTGGTGTCCGGCGGTCCCCATCGAATTGAACGGCCACTCGTACGGGTGGCGGCCGTACAGGGCGCTGTGGTTATCCACCTTGCCCAGCAGTGGGCTCTGGTGATGATGGTGGTGGCCGTTGTTGTCCGCGGCCAGCGTCTGAtggccgccgccaccgccgccaaAGTATATGTTGCCGTGATGTGGCGGCGGAGGGGGCGGGTAACCCGCGCCCGCCGGCACCGGCGTGGACGGGGCCGACGACGTGGACGTGACCACGGGCCTGGGCGACTCGGCCGCGCTCGACGACGTCCGCTGTTGCTGCTGGCActgttgttgctgttgctgctgctgttgttgctgttgctgctgctgttgctgttgcagCGGTGAACCGGACATGTCGTTGGACTGCTGTTGCGGGCTCTTCTTCCACGGGTAAAACCCTTTGCCCACGGCCGCGTCAGCCAGCGGCGGCGGAGATTTACTCTGCAACTTGTTGCACTGAGCCGCCAACATGGCCAGCGGTGTGTTCCTCAGACCGGG
The DNA window shown above is from Aphis gossypii isolate Hap1 chromosome 2, ASM2018417v2, whole genome shotgun sequence and carries:
- the LOC114131094 gene encoding transcription factor Sp9 isoform X1; its protein translation is MEENDRRNRADSQLQQQQERTAELGHHKNDDCDGATIMSVPDFQSALTGKSCNEGWPTEQEIMEHPGLRNTPLAMLAAQCNKLQSKSPPPLADAAVGKGFYPWKKSPQQQSNDMSGSPLQQQQQQQQQQQQQQQQQQCQQQQRTSSSAAESPRPVVTSTSSAPSTPVPAGAGYPPPPPPHHGNIYFGGGGGGHQTLAADNNGHHHHHQSPLLGKVDNHSALYGRHPYEWPFNSMGTAGHHAPAIKTESVNPAWWDVHGSGWLDMSGGMHAQMANYAAQSDYSSLSHSLAASNTAAAHHLFSNQHFLQDTYKSILPGAQGSFGLGHHHHHHPSVVTSSSSSSSATSPGSASAAAAAAAAAAAVSAAYSAAPQTPSPRTQRRYTGRATCDCPNCQEAERLGPAGGHLKKNVHSCHIPGCGKVYGKTSHLKAHLRWHTGERPFVCNWLFCGKRFTRSDELQRHLRTHTGEKRFACPVCNKRFMRSDHLAKHVKTHNGNGGSKKGSSDSCSDSENSQSAADGTSPQNQHHQQQQQQQQQQQQQQQQQQQQQQQQQQQHQQQQHVQPLHMADMVDVKPPLPLGGPAGLVRWSPVVSSVGSVVPLSPPSSHAIGPSPFLSVQQQQQQQHNNNKEQKSFCGWTNAGAVGKEPKMYQEKLE
- the LOC114131094 gene encoding transcription factor Sp9 isoform X2, with product MTTLDMSYPYSSYHFQAENCNALYCEKVPDFQSALTGKSCNEGWPTEQEIMEHPGLRNTPLAMLAAQCNKLQSKSPPPLADAAVGKGFYPWKKSPQQQSNDMSGSPLQQQQQQQQQQQQQQQQQQCQQQQRTSSSAAESPRPVVTSTSSAPSTPVPAGAGYPPPPPPHHGNIYFGGGGGGHQTLAADNNGHHHHHQSPLLGKVDNHSALYGRHPYEWPFNSMGTAGHHAPAIKTESVNPAWWDVHGSGWLDMSGGMHAQMANYAAQSDYSSLSHSLAASNTAAAHHLFSNQHFLQDTYKSILPGAQGSFGLGHHHHHHPSVVTSSSSSSSATSPGSASAAAAAAAAAAAVSAAYSAAPQTPSPRTQRRYTGRATCDCPNCQEAERLGPAGGHLKKNVHSCHIPGCGKVYGKTSHLKAHLRWHTGERPFVCNWLFCGKRFTRSDELQRHLRTHTGEKRFACPVCNKRFMRSDHLAKHVKTHNGNGGSKKGSSDSCSDSENSQSAADGTSPQNQHHQQQQQQQQQQQQQQQQQQQQQQQQQQQHQQQQHVQPLHMADMVDVKPPLPLGGPAGLVRWSPVVSSVGSVVPLSPPSSHAIGPSPFLSVQQQQQQQHNNNKEQKSFCGWTNAGAVGKEPKMYQEKLE
- the LOC114131094 gene encoding transcription factor Sp9 isoform X3; protein product: MLADYPISRVPGGPLYNTSVVPDFQSALTGKSCNEGWPTEQEIMEHPGLRNTPLAMLAAQCNKLQSKSPPPLADAAVGKGFYPWKKSPQQQSNDMSGSPLQQQQQQQQQQQQQQQQQQCQQQQRTSSSAAESPRPVVTSTSSAPSTPVPAGAGYPPPPPPHHGNIYFGGGGGGHQTLAADNNGHHHHHQSPLLGKVDNHSALYGRHPYEWPFNSMGTAGHHAPAIKTESVNPAWWDVHGSGWLDMSGGMHAQMANYAAQSDYSSLSHSLAASNTAAAHHLFSNQHFLQDTYKSILPGAQGSFGLGHHHHHHPSVVTSSSSSSSATSPGSASAAAAAAAAAAAVSAAYSAAPQTPSPRTQRRYTGRATCDCPNCQEAERLGPAGGHLKKNVHSCHIPGCGKVYGKTSHLKAHLRWHTGERPFVCNWLFCGKRFTRSDELQRHLRTHTGEKRFACPVCNKRFMRSDHLAKHVKTHNGNGGSKKGSSDSCSDSENSQSAADGTSPQNQHHQQQQQQQQQQQQQQQQQQQQQQQQQQQHQQQQHVQPLHMADMVDVKPPLPLGGPAGLVRWSPVVSSVGSVVPLSPPSSHAIGPSPFLSVQQQQQQQHNNNKEQKSFCGWTNAGAVGKEPKMYQEKLE